A single Paenibacillus sp. FSL R5-0517 DNA region contains:
- a CDS encoding serine hydrolase, translated as MSEQLKDFIHTITEQQLNVFSVRILQKGHLLAYWDRDRDQRRVQHSISKSFTCMAVGLALEEGLLHLDATLGDYFTYNHVSSAHYKLPSPRELKLRDLLQMSSGHDSPPLWADERASLTEKDWAKHYMSLPLDRMPGEQFTYSSGDTFMISAMFQAATGQTVKDYLTPRLFEPLGIHDVEWETSPLGVTLGCAGLWISNEELSRFGQLLLQEGLWEGTQLIPANWIRQATSRQIETTGDGDWGKGYGYQFWMCSHEAYRADGAYGQLCIILPSKEAVICINSEEENMQGILNAVWDEILPICNQR; from the coding sequence ATGTCTGAGCAACTCAAAGATTTCATTCATACCATTACTGAGCAACAATTGAACGTGTTCTCCGTTCGCATATTACAAAAAGGGCATCTGCTTGCCTATTGGGACAGGGATAGGGATCAGCGCCGTGTACAACATTCCATAAGTAAATCCTTCACATGCATGGCTGTTGGTCTTGCGCTTGAAGAAGGTCTGTTACATCTGGATGCCACACTTGGTGATTATTTCACCTATAATCATGTATCGAGTGCACATTACAAGCTCCCATCTCCACGGGAATTGAAGTTACGTGACCTGCTCCAAATGTCTTCTGGTCATGATTCGCCGCCTCTTTGGGCTGATGAACGAGCTTCTTTGACCGAGAAAGATTGGGCGAAACATTATATGTCTCTCCCTCTGGATCGGATGCCCGGAGAACAATTTACATACAGCAGCGGGGATACGTTTATGATCTCAGCCATGTTTCAGGCAGCCACCGGCCAAACCGTGAAAGATTACCTGACTCCGCGATTATTTGAGCCTCTGGGCATTCATGATGTAGAGTGGGAAACCTCTCCACTGGGGGTAACACTCGGCTGTGCAGGACTTTGGATAAGCAATGAGGAACTGAGTCGATTTGGACAGTTACTGCTCCAGGAAGGCCTTTGGGAAGGCACACAGCTTATACCTGCGAATTGGATCAGACAAGCTACGTCCCGGCAGATCGAAACGACTGGAGATGGTGATTGGGGAAAAGGTTACGGATATCAGTTCTGGATGTGTTCCCATGAGGCTTACCGCGCCGATGGAGCCTATGGTCAGTTATGTATCATCCTTCCCTCGAAGGAAGCTGTCATATGTATTAACAGCGAGGAAGAAAACATGCAAGGCATCCTGAATGCCGTGTGGGATGAGATTTTACCTATATGCAACCAGCGTTAA